GTTGGCAAAGACCAAAGAGTGGAAGTACAAAAAAGAAATCCTATGATCAAAAAAAAAGAAAAGAGTTTATTTCGAATGAATCCAAAAAAGGAAGATTTTGTTTTACCGATCTGAGTTCTCGGCATTTTCATAACCTGTTTCAATGATAAAGTGACTTCCATACTCTCTCACTTTATGTGGGAGATCCGCCCAAATTTTTGTAGTGGGTTGGTGTTCCGGTATCTGGCATAAAATTAGAAAAGGTTTTTTTAAAGTGAGACAAAAGCTATATAGGCCCTCTAACATCTCTTTCATTCTCGTGGGTGTTTCGGACCAGTAAGTGTATGGTGGATCCAAATAAAAGATATAAGCCGACTCTTCGCCTAATTCCCACTTTAATGTATGTTTGGTTGCATCTTTTCGAAACAATTGAACATTGGGAAGTCCACGAAAAAGAGAATGAAGCTGTCTAAACCGAGCTTGGTCTAATTCATAAGTCAGAAGCCGATGAACAGAAAGGCTATAGGCTTCCGCAGAAATTTGTCCACTGCCGGCAAAGTAATCACAAAACAAAACAGAATCAAAACCCAGACCCCAGGAAAGCAGGCGTGAATCCATAAGAGAAAAAATTGCTTTTTTGATAAGGCTATTGGTAAAATTCAAATGCCCCGATACATCGGATGGTGCGGGAATTTCTTTTCCTTTCCATTTCCCTTGTGAAACACGTAGTCCTTTCATTCATTTACCAGAAGATTTGATTTCCTCAAGTTGCGATAACACATGTTTGGAGGGAGAATTCGATTCAATTTCAGAAAAAACCTTTTTGGCTTCTGATTCATTTTTTAGATCCATAAGACCAAGTCCGTACAATAGAAGGGCATCATTGTATTTAGGACTGTGTTTCCCCGATTTTTGGAAATCTTTTCCCCATTCAATGAGCAAATCTGATTCACCAAAAACAAGTGCCCTCTCCATAAACAAATAGATAGCATTCCAATAATGTGTCGACGATCTAAAGTTAGGTGGAGCATCTTTAACCACCTTAGTTTTCAATTGTGCCCAATTTTCTTCTGTGGAAACGTAGAGGAAAAAAATCCGGGGATCTTTCTCTCCCTCCGTTCCATTTAAATACTGCAAGGACTGTTTGGAGACAGTCGCGTAATTTCCTTTTTTAAATTCTGTATAGAGGGTTGAAAAACCAGAGGCTTCGCCCCAAAGGAGCGAAGGTAGAATCAAAAAACCAAAAATATACTGAAAATAAGACAAATTACAGTTCGGTGATATTCGAAGATCCGCACATAGGGCAGATCAATTCCCAAGAATCGAGGTATTCGTCCTCCCCCTCGGCTTCCCAACGGTGGTCACAATCCTCACAAGCATACGTTACGACGTCTTCGTTGAGGCTATCTGCATCGAATTCGTCATCATCTAAAAAGTCATCTTCCATACCCTTCTCACTAAATCACAAAGAAAAAGCCGTGTCAAGTGGGGAGGGCAAAAAAAAATGGGAACAAACGATGGCGATTTACTCCCGGTACGAACCGCACAGAAAGAAGAAATCAAAGGCACCGCTATTTCTATTGGTTTTAGCGCTTGGGCTATCCGTGTTAGGGTTTACCTATAGAAAAGAAATTTATTTTCTTTTTGCAAAAGACCAAAGTGTCAGAGCTGAAAAAACCAAAGAAAAAACAATCGAACTCTGGAAATCAGGAAATCTGAAAGAAAAAGATATTGAAGATTTCCAATCCATTGCGACCACCTATTCAGAAAAAGATCCGACAGATCCAGTTGCCTTCCATTTGATTGCACGGAGTTTGTTTTGGAATTTATATCGAATTGGAATTTATTTTGACCATGATAGTTTGATCTTACATTTAGGATCGGAATTCCAAAACTTCATTGGGAGCTCTGTTTTGGCGGATTCCACTTTGGATTCGATCTTTTGGAATGCTAGGACTGCAGAATCTTTTTCTTCTTCTCCATTTTCTGATTGGGAAAATAATAAAGTATTGTTGTTCTTAGGGGAAACTCACCGCCAAGTCAAACGACCACAAGTATTGATTAACGAATATGGAAATTTGGATCGTTCTAAACTTTCTCCCGAATTCCAAACTGTTTATATTTGGTTACTCACCTTCAACACGATGTTAGCTGGTGATGCAATAGGTCTTGATAAACTCATCACCATAACTAAAGATCCAACATACAAAGCCGGTATCCAATTCACTCCTAGAGAAGAGAATTTTTTAAGAGGTCTTGGTAAATTTTATAAAAAAGACTATGTTGGTGCATTGTCTCTACTCAGGCAAGCCAAGTCAAATAATCCAGACCGAATTACAGAAACTTCTATCATTACGGAAGCTACAATCTTTCACTTACAAAATCTTTCGCAAAAAGGGATTGATCTCTTAGAAGAATTTTATATTTCATCGGGCAAAAAAAATCCAGAGATTCCACTCCTTGTAGCAAAAATGGTTTCTGAAAAACCAGGAACCAAAACAAAATTGGATTTAACATCGGAAAAAAAAGAATGAAAGTTCTCTGCTTTTCATTTACTAATTTTTTTTCTAAAACCTTGGCAAAGAACCTAACGGTAATAATTTTACCTACACTTGCCTTTTCCGTTTTATTTCCTCATTGTGGTTTGTTCTATAAAGGAGTACCCCAAGCAGGAGAATTCTGTTATGTACTCGCCAAACCTCCTGAATGTTTGTACGTCGACTTCGAATCCAAAAAGCTCATTTGGAATGATGCAGAATATAATCTGGAAGAAAAACTCCGCATGGATTATTTTTTTAAATCCAATGGAGAGCTGTATGA
This genomic stretch from Leptospira meyeri harbors:
- a CDS encoding RsmD family RNA methyltransferase; amino-acid sequence: MKGLRVSQGKWKGKEIPAPSDVSGHLNFTNSLIKKAIFSLMDSRLLSWGLGFDSVLFCDYFAGSGQISAEAYSLSVHRLLTYELDQARFRQLHSLFRGLPNVQLFRKDATKHTLKWELGEESAYIFYLDPPYTYWSETPTRMKEMLEGLYSFCLTLKKPFLILCQIPEHQPTTKIWADLPHKVREYGSHFIIETGYENAENSDR